AGCCCCGGCTATCGACGTTTCAATCGCCGTCAACGCTCCGCGAGGCGATGTCTACAACCGGTTCACCACCAGCGATGGCTGGAAGAAGTTCATGGGCACACAGGCCGACCTCGATCTGCGCATCGGCGGGCAGTGGGAGATCTACTTCGACCCGAACGCCAAGATCGGCAGCAACGGGTGCCAAGTGCTGAGCTACGTGCCGGACGAAATGGTGAGTTTCTCCTGGAACGCGCCGCCCAAATTCTCGGAAGAGCGCGCCAAGCGAACGTGGGTGGTGGTCACGTTCACCGATGCCGCCGGCGGCAAGTCCAATGTGCGCTTGCGCCAGTTCGGCTTTGCAACCGATGGCAATTGGCCCGAGGTCAAAGAGTACTTTGTCAAGGCGTGGCCGAGAGTGCTCGATGCGCTCAAAGAGTCCTACGAAGAGAAGTAGCCGCTTGCGAGCCCGCCGGAGCCCGGCACGCCAGGATCAGGTTTGTGCCGCTGGCAAGCGCGGCGATCGTCAGGTGTACGACGATCACGTGCTGGTCTTGAATCGATTGTGTCGGCGCTCGACCGATGCCGTATTCCTCAGC
The DNA window shown above is from Phycisphaeraceae bacterium and carries:
- a CDS encoding SRPBCC domain-containing protein codes for the protein MNTRKNAIRGMGVGLAVALLFAFGVGGVKSMVGPTGEPQAVDSAMFVAGGMEAPAIDVSIAVNAPRGDVYNRFTTSDGWKKFMGTQADLDLRIGGQWEIYFDPNAKIGSNGCQVLSYVPDEMVSFSWNAPPKFSEERAKRTWVVVTFTDAAGGKSNVRLRQFGFATDGNWPEVKEYFVKAWPRVLDALKESYEEK